Proteins from a single region of Syngnathus scovelli strain Florida chromosome 7, RoL_Ssco_1.2, whole genome shotgun sequence:
- the ttc12 gene encoding tetratricopeptide repeat protein 12 isoform X1 produces the protein MELNNIDSIEDLDRFLKNVDEISKLVKDLNSPDIEVQQKAIKKADCQIASLNGSCRTKVNKTTINTNPTPKAPVDAQTESAENFMRFMERDAEDRRKRRLAREKKATAFKDKGNQAYAQRDYETAVKYYSKGLEELRDMQQLYTNRAQAYINLERYEEAINDCEWALKCNENCTKAYLHMGKAYVGLKKYSESRACFEKIAQLEPQMEKMAEEYLIKMELEKKKESEEFNARQDFDKGVEKAKLIPQLVEKLSEPGQMLLYYCGILEILSQAVTNCSGQTLFRLHNGFNIIDSNDTTRSCLSQEANDPCSQDLCACILNVWTITCRENEENQKILMTSPVSKDSIVDLISSEHDAIQKECLELLCLFVQTAHGRHLLLDNLDVTKLTRSLMACVSKPGRRRENRALVILQELAGEKKFCLQLRNVLTISVSEQFAAIMVRQLKKSSIYFFACFMYVFTFQSNISEDNRHVVPSLLSAVGSMSQDEVIRYALAHDAECWKAFLLSIKQCLASSYKEILYPLLGLIINLSTVTSSVIKENAVSLCGCCLDLLRDDDEGVVTRAMGVLSNVLSQSSKAVNHVVQRDVVKTVHRQLKQADLAATKYAVKILTACTATSQIAREELVKSDKKLSVLRRLLSSSCDEMVSGNAALCLAHCLELKGIANNLLGTDIVLELLRHAAGDAKRTAVQQNAAVALGKLCQSEPRHVDKLRELHGFEILHSCMKLIK, from the exons atggagttaaACAACATCGATTCAATTGAAGACTTGGATCGTTTCTTGAAGAATGTCGACGAAATAA GTAAGCTTGTGAAGGATCTAAACTCACCAGACATTGAAGTCCAGCAGAAAGCTATCAAAAAGGCAGATTGCCAAATTGCATCCCTGAATGGATCCTGCAGGACAAAAGTCAACAAGACCACAATCAATACAAACCCAACACCGAAAGCTCCCGTG GATGCCCAAACTGAAAGTGCGG AGAATTTCATGAGGTTTATGGAGAGAGATGCGGAAgacaggaggaagaggaggctcgCTCGAGAGAAAAAGGCCACTG CGTTTAAGGACAAAGGAAATCAAGCCTATGCTCAAAGAGATTATGAGACCGCTGTGAAATATTACAGTAAAGGCTTGGAGGAACTACGTGACATGCAGCAGTTGTATACCAACAGAGCGCAA GCTTACATCAATCTAGAGAGGTATGAGGAGGCCATCAACGACTGCGAATGGGCTCTGAAG tgtaATGAGAACTGCACAAAGGCTTACCTCCACATGGGCAAAGCGTATGTTGGATTGAAGAAGTATAGCGAG tCCAGAGCATGCTTTGAAAAGATAGCTCAACTCGAACCACAGATGGAAAAGATGGCTGAAG AATACCTGATTAAGATGGAGCTGGAAAAGAAGAAAGAGAGTGAAGAATTCAACGCCAGGCAAGATTTTGACAAGGGAGTGGAAAAGGCTAAACTAATCCCTCAGCTTGTGGAGAAGCTGTCAGAGCCTGGGCAGATGCTGCTCTACTACTGCGGAATATTGGAGATTCTCTCCCAAGCAGTGACCAACT GCAGCGGCCAGACGCTTTTCAGGCTGCACAATGGCTTCAATATCATCGACAGCAATGACACGACGAGGAG TTGCCTGTCGCAGGAAGCAAATGACCCATGCAGCCAAGACTTGTGTGCTTGCATTCTCAATGTTTGGACGATCACATGCAGAGAAAACG AGGAAAATCAGAAAATTCTGATGACGAGTCCAGTGTCCAAAGACTCCATTGTGGACTTGATCTCATCTGAACATGACGCAATACAGAAAGAGTGCCTGGAATTGTTATGTTTGTTTGTGCAAACTGCACACGGCAGACATCTTCTCTTGGACAACTTGGATGTCACCAA GTTAACGAGGAGCCTCATGGCGTGCGTCTCGAAGCCGGGCCGGCGACGGGAGAACAGAGCGCTCGTCATTTTGCAGGAGTTGGCCGGAGAAAAAAA GTTTTGCCTCCAGCTAAGGAATGTGCTTACAATTTCGGTCTCTGAGCAGTTTGCAGCCATAATGGtgagacaattaaaaaaaagcagtaTTTACTTCTTTGCATGTTTTATGTATGTTTTCACTTTCCAGAGCAACATCAGCGAGGACAATCGTCACGTCGTCCCTTCGCTTTTATCAGCTGTTGGCAGTATGAGTCAAGATGAAGTCATCCGTTATGCTCTTGCTCATGATGCAGAGTGCTGGAAGGCCTTTCTGCTTTCCATT AAGCAATGCCTTGCAAGCAGTTACAAGGAAATCCTTTACCCTCTCCTTGGGTTGATCATCAACCTTTCAACCGTGACCTCCTCTGTCATCAAG GAAAACGCAGTTTCACTATGCGGCTGCTGCCTGGACCTGCTGAGGGATGATGACGAAGGTGTTGTTACT AGAGCCATGGGCGTGTTGAGCAACGTCCTCTCTCAGTCCTCCAAGGCTGTTAATCATGTTGTTCAGCGAGATGTGGTGAAGACGGTGCACCGGCAACTCAAG CAAGCCGACTTGGCCGCCACTAAGTACGCTGTAAAGATTCTGACAGCGTGTACGGCCACCAGCCAAATTGCCCGGGAGGAGCTGGTAAAGTCTGACAAAA AGCTGTCTGTTCTCCGCCGTTTGCTGAGCTCCAGCTGTGATGAGATGGTGTCGGGAAACGCTGCCCTGTGTTTGGCTCATTGCCTGGAATTGAAGGGTATCGCCAACAACCTGCTGGGCACCGATATCGTGCTTGAGCTGCTTCGCCATGCCGCCGGAGACGCTAAGAGGACAGCTGTGCAGCAGAATGCAGCCGTTGCTCTAGGGAAGTTGTGTCAATCCGAGCCCAG ACACGTGGACAAACTTCGAGAGCTACACGGCTTTGAGATCCTGCACTCCTGTATGAAgcttattaaataa
- the ttc12 gene encoding tetratricopeptide repeat protein 12 isoform X4, which yields MPIEVFFFLWPENFMRFMERDAEDRRKRRLAREKKATAFKDKGNQAYAQRDYETAVKYYSKGLEELRDMQQLYTNRAQAYINLERYEEAINDCEWALKCNENCTKAYLHMGKAYVGLKKYSESRACFEKIAQLEPQMEKMAEEYLIKMELEKKKESEEFNARQDFDKGVEKAKLIPQLVEKLSEPGQMLLYYCGILEILSQAVTNCSGQTLFRLHNGFNIIDSNDTTRSCLSQEANDPCSQDLCACILNVWTITCRENEENQKILMTSPVSKDSIVDLISSEHDAIQKECLELLCLFVQTAHGRHLLLDNLDVTKLTRSLMACVSKPGRRRENRALVILQELAGEKKFCLQLRNVLTISVSEQFAAIMVRQLKKSSIYFFACFMYVFTFQSNISEDNRHVVPSLLSAVGSMSQDEVIRYALAHDAECWKAFLLSIKQCLASSYKEILYPLLGLIINLSTVTSSVIKENAVSLCGCCLDLLRDDDEGVVTRAMGVLSNVLSQSSKAVNHVVQRDVVKTVHRQLKQADLAATKYAVKILTACTATSQIAREELVKSDKKLSVLRRLLSSSCDEMVSGNAALCLAHCLELKGIANNLLGTDIVLELLRHAAGDAKRTAVQQNAAVALGKLCQSEPRHVDKLRELHGFEILHSCMKLIK from the exons ATGCCAATagaagtgtttttctttttatggccAGAGAATTTCATGAGGTTTATGGAGAGAGATGCGGAAgacaggaggaagaggaggctcgCTCGAGAGAAAAAGGCCACTG CGTTTAAGGACAAAGGAAATCAAGCCTATGCTCAAAGAGATTATGAGACCGCTGTGAAATATTACAGTAAAGGCTTGGAGGAACTACGTGACATGCAGCAGTTGTATACCAACAGAGCGCAA GCTTACATCAATCTAGAGAGGTATGAGGAGGCCATCAACGACTGCGAATGGGCTCTGAAG tgtaATGAGAACTGCACAAAGGCTTACCTCCACATGGGCAAAGCGTATGTTGGATTGAAGAAGTATAGCGAG tCCAGAGCATGCTTTGAAAAGATAGCTCAACTCGAACCACAGATGGAAAAGATGGCTGAAG AATACCTGATTAAGATGGAGCTGGAAAAGAAGAAAGAGAGTGAAGAATTCAACGCCAGGCAAGATTTTGACAAGGGAGTGGAAAAGGCTAAACTAATCCCTCAGCTTGTGGAGAAGCTGTCAGAGCCTGGGCAGATGCTGCTCTACTACTGCGGAATATTGGAGATTCTCTCCCAAGCAGTGACCAACT GCAGCGGCCAGACGCTTTTCAGGCTGCACAATGGCTTCAATATCATCGACAGCAATGACACGACGAGGAG TTGCCTGTCGCAGGAAGCAAATGACCCATGCAGCCAAGACTTGTGTGCTTGCATTCTCAATGTTTGGACGATCACATGCAGAGAAAACG AGGAAAATCAGAAAATTCTGATGACGAGTCCAGTGTCCAAAGACTCCATTGTGGACTTGATCTCATCTGAACATGACGCAATACAGAAAGAGTGCCTGGAATTGTTATGTTTGTTTGTGCAAACTGCACACGGCAGACATCTTCTCTTGGACAACTTGGATGTCACCAA GTTAACGAGGAGCCTCATGGCGTGCGTCTCGAAGCCGGGCCGGCGACGGGAGAACAGAGCGCTCGTCATTTTGCAGGAGTTGGCCGGAGAAAAAAA GTTTTGCCTCCAGCTAAGGAATGTGCTTACAATTTCGGTCTCTGAGCAGTTTGCAGCCATAATGGtgagacaattaaaaaaaagcagtaTTTACTTCTTTGCATGTTTTATGTATGTTTTCACTTTCCAGAGCAACATCAGCGAGGACAATCGTCACGTCGTCCCTTCGCTTTTATCAGCTGTTGGCAGTATGAGTCAAGATGAAGTCATCCGTTATGCTCTTGCTCATGATGCAGAGTGCTGGAAGGCCTTTCTGCTTTCCATT AAGCAATGCCTTGCAAGCAGTTACAAGGAAATCCTTTACCCTCTCCTTGGGTTGATCATCAACCTTTCAACCGTGACCTCCTCTGTCATCAAG GAAAACGCAGTTTCACTATGCGGCTGCTGCCTGGACCTGCTGAGGGATGATGACGAAGGTGTTGTTACT AGAGCCATGGGCGTGTTGAGCAACGTCCTCTCTCAGTCCTCCAAGGCTGTTAATCATGTTGTTCAGCGAGATGTGGTGAAGACGGTGCACCGGCAACTCAAG CAAGCCGACTTGGCCGCCACTAAGTACGCTGTAAAGATTCTGACAGCGTGTACGGCCACCAGCCAAATTGCCCGGGAGGAGCTGGTAAAGTCTGACAAAA AGCTGTCTGTTCTCCGCCGTTTGCTGAGCTCCAGCTGTGATGAGATGGTGTCGGGAAACGCTGCCCTGTGTTTGGCTCATTGCCTGGAATTGAAGGGTATCGCCAACAACCTGCTGGGCACCGATATCGTGCTTGAGCTGCTTCGCCATGCCGCCGGAGACGCTAAGAGGACAGCTGTGCAGCAGAATGCAGCCGTTGCTCTAGGGAAGTTGTGTCAATCCGAGCCCAG ACACGTGGACAAACTTCGAGAGCTACACGGCTTTGAGATCCTGCACTCCTGTATGAAgcttattaaataa
- the ttc12 gene encoding tetratricopeptide repeat protein 12 isoform X3, whose product MELNNIDSIEDLDRFLKNVDEISKLVKDLNSPDIEVQQKAIKKADCQIASLNGSCRTKVNKTTINTNPTPKAPVDAQTESAENFMRFMERDAEDRRKRRLAREKKATAFKDKGNQAYAQRDYETAVKYYSKGLEELRDMQQLYTNRAQAYINLERYEEAINDCEWALKCNENCTKAYLHMGKAYVGLKKYSESRACFEKIAQLEPQMEKMAEEYLIKMELEKKKESEEFNARQDFDKGVEKAKLIPQLVEKLSEPGQMLLYYCGILEILSQAVTNCSGQTLFRLHNGFNIIDSNDTTRSCLSQEANDPCSQDLCACILNVWTITCRENEENQKILMTSPVSKDSIVDLISSEHDAIQKECLELLCLFVQTAHGRHLLLDNLDVTKLTRSLMACVSKPGRRRENRALVILQELAGEKKFCLQLRNVLTISVSEQFAAIMSNISEDNRHVVPSLLSAVGSMSQDEVIRYALAHDAECWKAFLLSIKQCLASSYKEILYPLLGLIINLSTVTSSVIKENAVSLCGCCLDLLRDDDEGVVTRAMGVLSNVLSQSSKAVNHVVQRDVVKTVHRQLKQADLAATKYAVKILTACTATSQIAREELVKSDKKLSVLRRLLSSSCDEMVSGNAALCLAHCLELKGIANNLLGTDIVLELLRHAAGDAKRTAVQQNAAVALGKLCQSEPRHVDKLRELHGFEILHSCMKLIK is encoded by the exons atggagttaaACAACATCGATTCAATTGAAGACTTGGATCGTTTCTTGAAGAATGTCGACGAAATAA GTAAGCTTGTGAAGGATCTAAACTCACCAGACATTGAAGTCCAGCAGAAAGCTATCAAAAAGGCAGATTGCCAAATTGCATCCCTGAATGGATCCTGCAGGACAAAAGTCAACAAGACCACAATCAATACAAACCCAACACCGAAAGCTCCCGTG GATGCCCAAACTGAAAGTGCGG AGAATTTCATGAGGTTTATGGAGAGAGATGCGGAAgacaggaggaagaggaggctcgCTCGAGAGAAAAAGGCCACTG CGTTTAAGGACAAAGGAAATCAAGCCTATGCTCAAAGAGATTATGAGACCGCTGTGAAATATTACAGTAAAGGCTTGGAGGAACTACGTGACATGCAGCAGTTGTATACCAACAGAGCGCAA GCTTACATCAATCTAGAGAGGTATGAGGAGGCCATCAACGACTGCGAATGGGCTCTGAAG tgtaATGAGAACTGCACAAAGGCTTACCTCCACATGGGCAAAGCGTATGTTGGATTGAAGAAGTATAGCGAG tCCAGAGCATGCTTTGAAAAGATAGCTCAACTCGAACCACAGATGGAAAAGATGGCTGAAG AATACCTGATTAAGATGGAGCTGGAAAAGAAGAAAGAGAGTGAAGAATTCAACGCCAGGCAAGATTTTGACAAGGGAGTGGAAAAGGCTAAACTAATCCCTCAGCTTGTGGAGAAGCTGTCAGAGCCTGGGCAGATGCTGCTCTACTACTGCGGAATATTGGAGATTCTCTCCCAAGCAGTGACCAACT GCAGCGGCCAGACGCTTTTCAGGCTGCACAATGGCTTCAATATCATCGACAGCAATGACACGACGAGGAG TTGCCTGTCGCAGGAAGCAAATGACCCATGCAGCCAAGACTTGTGTGCTTGCATTCTCAATGTTTGGACGATCACATGCAGAGAAAACG AGGAAAATCAGAAAATTCTGATGACGAGTCCAGTGTCCAAAGACTCCATTGTGGACTTGATCTCATCTGAACATGACGCAATACAGAAAGAGTGCCTGGAATTGTTATGTTTGTTTGTGCAAACTGCACACGGCAGACATCTTCTCTTGGACAACTTGGATGTCACCAA GTTAACGAGGAGCCTCATGGCGTGCGTCTCGAAGCCGGGCCGGCGACGGGAGAACAGAGCGCTCGTCATTTTGCAGGAGTTGGCCGGAGAAAAAAA GTTTTGCCTCCAGCTAAGGAATGTGCTTACAATTTCGGTCTCTGAGCAGTTTGCAGCCATAATG AGCAACATCAGCGAGGACAATCGTCACGTCGTCCCTTCGCTTTTATCAGCTGTTGGCAGTATGAGTCAAGATGAAGTCATCCGTTATGCTCTTGCTCATGATGCAGAGTGCTGGAAGGCCTTTCTGCTTTCCATT AAGCAATGCCTTGCAAGCAGTTACAAGGAAATCCTTTACCCTCTCCTTGGGTTGATCATCAACCTTTCAACCGTGACCTCCTCTGTCATCAAG GAAAACGCAGTTTCACTATGCGGCTGCTGCCTGGACCTGCTGAGGGATGATGACGAAGGTGTTGTTACT AGAGCCATGGGCGTGTTGAGCAACGTCCTCTCTCAGTCCTCCAAGGCTGTTAATCATGTTGTTCAGCGAGATGTGGTGAAGACGGTGCACCGGCAACTCAAG CAAGCCGACTTGGCCGCCACTAAGTACGCTGTAAAGATTCTGACAGCGTGTACGGCCACCAGCCAAATTGCCCGGGAGGAGCTGGTAAAGTCTGACAAAA AGCTGTCTGTTCTCCGCCGTTTGCTGAGCTCCAGCTGTGATGAGATGGTGTCGGGAAACGCTGCCCTGTGTTTGGCTCATTGCCTGGAATTGAAGGGTATCGCCAACAACCTGCTGGGCACCGATATCGTGCTTGAGCTGCTTCGCCATGCCGCCGGAGACGCTAAGAGGACAGCTGTGCAGCAGAATGCAGCCGTTGCTCTAGGGAAGTTGTGTCAATCCGAGCCCAG ACACGTGGACAAACTTCGAGAGCTACACGGCTTTGAGATCCTGCACTCCTGTATGAAgcttattaaataa
- the ttc12 gene encoding tetratricopeptide repeat protein 12 isoform X2: MELNNIDSIEDLDRFLKNVDEISKLVKDLNSPDIEVQQKAIKKADCQIASLNGSCRTKVNKTTINTNPTPKAPVDAQTESAENFMRFMERDAEDRRKRRLAREKKATAFKDKGNQAYAQRDYETAVKYYSKGLEELRDMQQLYTNRAQAYINLERYEEAINDCEWALKCNENCTKAYLHMGKAYVGLKKYSESRACFEKIAQLEPQMEKMAEEYLIKMELEKKKESEEFNARQDFDKGVEKAKLIPQLVEKLSEPGQMLLYYCGILEILSQAVTNCSGQTLFRLHNGFNIIDSNDTTRSCLSQEANDPCSQDLCACILNVWTITCRENEENQKILMTSPVSKDSIVDLISSEHDAIQKECLELLCLFVQTAHGRHLLLDNLDVTKLTRSLMACVSKPGRRRENRALVILQELAGEKKFCLQLRNVLTISVSEQFAAIMVRQLKKSSIYFFACFMYVFTFQSNISEDNRHVVPSLLSAVGSMSQDEVIRYALAHDAECWKAFLLSIQCLASSYKEILYPLLGLIINLSTVTSSVIKENAVSLCGCCLDLLRDDDEGVVTRAMGVLSNVLSQSSKAVNHVVQRDVVKTVHRQLKQADLAATKYAVKILTACTATSQIAREELVKSDKKLSVLRRLLSSSCDEMVSGNAALCLAHCLELKGIANNLLGTDIVLELLRHAAGDAKRTAVQQNAAVALGKLCQSEPRHVDKLRELHGFEILHSCMKLIK; this comes from the exons atggagttaaACAACATCGATTCAATTGAAGACTTGGATCGTTTCTTGAAGAATGTCGACGAAATAA GTAAGCTTGTGAAGGATCTAAACTCACCAGACATTGAAGTCCAGCAGAAAGCTATCAAAAAGGCAGATTGCCAAATTGCATCCCTGAATGGATCCTGCAGGACAAAAGTCAACAAGACCACAATCAATACAAACCCAACACCGAAAGCTCCCGTG GATGCCCAAACTGAAAGTGCGG AGAATTTCATGAGGTTTATGGAGAGAGATGCGGAAgacaggaggaagaggaggctcgCTCGAGAGAAAAAGGCCACTG CGTTTAAGGACAAAGGAAATCAAGCCTATGCTCAAAGAGATTATGAGACCGCTGTGAAATATTACAGTAAAGGCTTGGAGGAACTACGTGACATGCAGCAGTTGTATACCAACAGAGCGCAA GCTTACATCAATCTAGAGAGGTATGAGGAGGCCATCAACGACTGCGAATGGGCTCTGAAG tgtaATGAGAACTGCACAAAGGCTTACCTCCACATGGGCAAAGCGTATGTTGGATTGAAGAAGTATAGCGAG tCCAGAGCATGCTTTGAAAAGATAGCTCAACTCGAACCACAGATGGAAAAGATGGCTGAAG AATACCTGATTAAGATGGAGCTGGAAAAGAAGAAAGAGAGTGAAGAATTCAACGCCAGGCAAGATTTTGACAAGGGAGTGGAAAAGGCTAAACTAATCCCTCAGCTTGTGGAGAAGCTGTCAGAGCCTGGGCAGATGCTGCTCTACTACTGCGGAATATTGGAGATTCTCTCCCAAGCAGTGACCAACT GCAGCGGCCAGACGCTTTTCAGGCTGCACAATGGCTTCAATATCATCGACAGCAATGACACGACGAGGAG TTGCCTGTCGCAGGAAGCAAATGACCCATGCAGCCAAGACTTGTGTGCTTGCATTCTCAATGTTTGGACGATCACATGCAGAGAAAACG AGGAAAATCAGAAAATTCTGATGACGAGTCCAGTGTCCAAAGACTCCATTGTGGACTTGATCTCATCTGAACATGACGCAATACAGAAAGAGTGCCTGGAATTGTTATGTTTGTTTGTGCAAACTGCACACGGCAGACATCTTCTCTTGGACAACTTGGATGTCACCAA GTTAACGAGGAGCCTCATGGCGTGCGTCTCGAAGCCGGGCCGGCGACGGGAGAACAGAGCGCTCGTCATTTTGCAGGAGTTGGCCGGAGAAAAAAA GTTTTGCCTCCAGCTAAGGAATGTGCTTACAATTTCGGTCTCTGAGCAGTTTGCAGCCATAATGGtgagacaattaaaaaaaagcagtaTTTACTTCTTTGCATGTTTTATGTATGTTTTCACTTTCCAGAGCAACATCAGCGAGGACAATCGTCACGTCGTCCCTTCGCTTTTATCAGCTGTTGGCAGTATGAGTCAAGATGAAGTCATCCGTTATGCTCTTGCTCATGATGCAGAGTGCTGGAAGGCCTTTCTGCTTTCCATT CAATGCCTTGCAAGCAGTTACAAGGAAATCCTTTACCCTCTCCTTGGGTTGATCATCAACCTTTCAACCGTGACCTCCTCTGTCATCAAG GAAAACGCAGTTTCACTATGCGGCTGCTGCCTGGACCTGCTGAGGGATGATGACGAAGGTGTTGTTACT AGAGCCATGGGCGTGTTGAGCAACGTCCTCTCTCAGTCCTCCAAGGCTGTTAATCATGTTGTTCAGCGAGATGTGGTGAAGACGGTGCACCGGCAACTCAAG CAAGCCGACTTGGCCGCCACTAAGTACGCTGTAAAGATTCTGACAGCGTGTACGGCCACCAGCCAAATTGCCCGGGAGGAGCTGGTAAAGTCTGACAAAA AGCTGTCTGTTCTCCGCCGTTTGCTGAGCTCCAGCTGTGATGAGATGGTGTCGGGAAACGCTGCCCTGTGTTTGGCTCATTGCCTGGAATTGAAGGGTATCGCCAACAACCTGCTGGGCACCGATATCGTGCTTGAGCTGCTTCGCCATGCCGCCGGAGACGCTAAGAGGACAGCTGTGCAGCAGAATGCAGCCGTTGCTCTAGGGAAGTTGTGTCAATCCGAGCCCAG ACACGTGGACAAACTTCGAGAGCTACACGGCTTTGAGATCCTGCACTCCTGTATGAAgcttattaaataa